The DNA window gggaagACAGCTGGACAGGCAGCACCAGAGAGTGAAGCTCTGGCGGGGAATATGACCTTTAAACCAGACTAGTTTATGCAGGGAACTATCGGGGAAGGGAAACCGACAAAGGATCAAGCGGAGGCAGAGGAGAATATCCCATTGGTAGAGGGGAGCCAAATACAATGGTCGTCTCTTCCTCTATGACCAGggggaagagggggaagggaggaccagAGGTCAAGCAGAGAAGGGTGGGAGGAGGGAGGTGACCAACCATTGAGAGAAAGGATAGAGGAGACCCAACCATTTGAATCTTGAAACTGCATAAATTGGAACTTGAGATGAAGCTGACTTCCTGTTGTGGTTATCGATCATGCTAGGATAGAGGGCAAATTCTATTGATCATCCCAACACCAAATCCTCAAAGCATACTGCTACCAAGGTGAAGCAGTTACATTTGCAAATGGTGAATGAAGCATTCTATTGTAATCTATCAAAAAGGGAGAGGGGTTGGTTGGAATAAAATGAAGAGCATTCTGTTGTATCCCAACCATTTAAGAGGAAAAACTTATTGCCATGATTCATCCACAGGAGGTGGTATCAGATTCTCCAGTGGGGCTAAAATCTGCAGTATACTGATTGTGTAATCCACTTCAAACTTTATCCAAGGACAGTGCCAGATATTCCCATCTTATGCAGAAGAGCCATTCATGACTTCATTTTTCCTTCTGCAGGTACGTACAAGGGTACAAACATGTATCTAAGCCCttctcagaattttttttttgggtatgttGAAGTTTTCATGTGCCTTTTGATTTTATCTTCATCATCCCCGGAGAAAGAGGATATTTTCATTTGAACGCTCCATTTGTTTTGGCATAAAATAgccagaaaataaaattttactgTAAAACTAAAATTTCTACTATTTGTTTTGTAACATGAAAAGTTTACAGGATACCACACATTTTTCGGATTAGgtttagatatctggggtcaaccataaataaaaatggtGACATAAATGAAGATGTTTcccagagaattaaagtgggatggatgaagtagaGAGGTGCATCCAGAGTGTGGTGTGACCGGTGTATCCCTTGAAAGCTGAatagaaaattctataggactgttgtgcGACCAACCATTATGTATgaggcggaatgttgggcagctAAGAATTGTCATATATAGAAGCTAGATACCACACATTTTTCGGATTAGgtttagatatctggggtcaaccataaataaagatggtgacatagatgatgatgtttcccagagaattaaagtgggatggatgaagtagaGAGGTGCATCCAGAGTGTGGTGTGACCGGTGTATCCCTTGAAAGCTGAATAGAAAACtctataggactgttgtgcGACCAACCATTATGTATGaggtggaatgttgggcagctAAGAATTTTCATATATAGAAGCTATGTGTAGTTGAGataaggatgttaagatggatgtgcggaaaaactatgaaggataaagtaaggaatgagcatattagagctgatttgggagttgcccccgGTCAACAACAAGCTTTGTGAAAGTTGTCAtcgtatggccatgttcaaaggaggcctgaggatgccccagtatggaggagtgacCTAATCCAGATTGAAGCAGCTAAAAGAGTTAGGGGCTGgcctaaaatgatcataggcgaagtggtgaggaatgacatgcatagtctcggtcttgtcccaagtatgactttggatagagcctattggagggctagAATCCAAATAGCTaacccatttagctgagattctcttgACTTattgggttgtgcctctttcctcttactctctcatcttttcatctcttccttccctcaattttgtttggatttttttcttctctcgtttgtatggatccatgttgccgacctcattaagttgggataaggctgagtttgttatACGGAAATTTTACAGGGAACCACACATATTTCGGATTAGGCCATTGCTCCCTGATCTGAGAACCAGAGGTCTTGTCTTTCCTTGCAACGAGGTgaatattcatatatatataggtgAATGAACCTCTctatgcttctctctctctttctctcatccaATATTTTTTACACTTGTCATCAGGACTTCTTTTGTTAAATTCTAGTCTCCTCTGTTTCATTTTCGTAAATAGCTTTACACCTTTCCCTTGCTTTGcttcaaaatctctctctctctcgtttctcTGTGTTACAGTTTCAGAGGAACAAAAAGGATTTCGGAGTTTGTCTGATGCAGTAGCGCTTCCCTGGACCGGCCCAAACCTTCCTTGGTGTTAAATTCAAGACGAACCGAGGCCAAattaggtttttggtccagtagGATATTtagtgtttatttattttattttgggttatcttgtaatatttatttttatggaaaGTTAGATAAGTAGGAAATAGAGTTTGATTTTGCTTCTATTTTTGGTTTAGACTAAACTTCCATGttcttgctttctttttcttttatatatcaGCATGTACCATTAATTTAGTGGATTTTTATATTGAATTGAGTTTATTAGGTTTTTGCTTGTGTGTCATGAGCAGTGGTGGTgttttccatttcttcttctctctttgccTTCCTTCAGGTACAAAAAACTTTCCCTATTCCTTCTttgctcctcctccttttccttCCCACCACTACTTTCCTTtatcccttcttttcttccttaattTACTTTTACTGATTTTATAACCTGTTCGAATAGACCAGCAGTCCCCTTCTTTGATTTCGATTTCTGtcatctctctccctttctctctatGATTCTGGGCGTGAGCATCCTGAACCTAAACGACTCAAGCCCCAGAACTTGCTAAAATGAATTCTTCTGTGAGATATTACCATTTGCTCCTTATCATATAGCCATATCCCACAAACTCACATCGGTTCTATGGTCCTTTCCTAACCCTTTGGCAAGAACCTTTGCCCTAAAATCGGCCGCACTTTGGCAATGATTACCACCCGAATGATGACACGTTATTAGTTTCCATCCTTGAGAGGGTTGAACCCCCATCTCACTGCCATAATTGGCAATGACACCACCATGCTTTTATAAAAAGGACTGGCATAATGAAACATGGAACAGAGAAAGATCAGTAAGAGGTTGATTTCATGTGAGCGGGCTTGAATTCTATTTTGGAGAATTCAAATGTCAAAAGCAATCTGTGATATTAGAAAGCTGAAAAATTGACCTATTCCTTCATCCTTGGACAGTGTCAGTATGCTGCTTGCAATTCGTTTTCATGTCCATATACAATAGTGTTTAAGATGAACTAGGCCGTTGCAGTCGTTGAAAAATGTCCCATATCTTTTTGCTTTGGTTAAATCATATCTGAAATTTAGTAGTTCACATCCAGTCATTAACTTTCATTGAATGAGGTTTTAAACAGAGAGTTGTGGTTGTTGAATGTTACTGATGATGCAGACTAAGTGTATAATGTATTCTTATTGATAACAAGTTAttagtaataataattatttgtagttttatttttcctctttagttGTGTGGTTGAAAATGGTAAGTGATAATCTAATGTTGTACTTCAGGAGCGCCACAGGACTTCTCCAGGGATGGCTGCAGCATTACAGGCTGCAATTAATACCCCACAGTCAGAGAAACTAAAACAAGCACTGAATATGACACCTCGACTTCTTGACATGTATTTTTCTATAGCACTACGAGATGTAAATAATTGTACGTTGTTTCCTTGCTTTGTTGTAGGAAATCTGCTTTCTTGACTCACAATCTTTTATCCTTGCAAAACACATTTTCTGTTCAGTATCCGAAAAAGTTGATTAGAGTCTGAAATATATTTGATGACTGTTGCAGCACTTATTTGTCCATTAATCCCGCTACTTATGTCAAGAATTTCTACATTATTTCCAGACAAGGTTTTCGCATATGAGGTGGGAAGATAGTTCTTTATGAGTCCAAATCTAAACATTTGTTTTGCATTATTTTCTGTGCTCTCAgtattgttttttgtttctttgtttttcttttttcatttttttgttttgttttgaatgATAAAGAAAGTGCTCTAACAGATAGATGTTACTGTAGTGGTTCTCAGCAACCCTTAGTACTGCTGGTCATAAACCTAGGTCATGCTCATGTTCAAAAGGCTCTGTGAACCTTGGATTTTCTTAATGAAATTTTCAGGCCCTTCGGTTGTTCCAGTAAAATTTTTTGATATAAAAGTAAATATgcttgaatctctctctctcacttttcaTGCATGGGCCTTTTAGAGCTTAGTTGTTAGTAGAACAGGTTCGCATTAACTCCTAAGAAAATATTCATGCTTTAAATGTAGCCTACAAGCTCAACACAAAAATGGATTTGCCCAACCTAATCTTATGTTGTAACAAATCTTGACCAAATGCCAAAATCAACCAAAGAAACTTTTTGGTGATGTCTATGCCTAGTCTTACGGCATTGGAAACGAAATGAAATTTATAACTAAGACTTGtatccctattttttttctaattctaCCCGAGCTGCAGCAAGGCCCCTTGAGCGGagcgagagaaaagaagcaaGCGCTAACTCTGCGTCCTGCGTGGAAGCAGAGCTAGCTAGTAAGTCTACTTGCCACTGCTAGCGTTCTTGGTAGCTTATTTTTAGGGCTTCCTTTAGGCGTATCCCCAACGGATCCCAACTCTTATTGTATCAACCTACATATGTCTCTCCCCCATCAATTGGTACTAGTTATTGTCATTTGAATTTCTTGACTTGATTTGTTCAATGAGAAATGCGAAACGAAAGAAGGATCTTCCTGTTGGGAAATTAGATCCAACTCTTTGTAACACCCTTCACAGAAAATGGATAAATAAATTGATTGATAATTTATCTCAGTATCAATGCCTTACCTCCCATCAGGGGTTTCCTGTGTGCTTGTTGGCTGAATATGTACTTACACAGTCTGTGTAATGGAACTATTGTTGTTTCAGACTCTTGCAACTTGTATTATTATCATGGGAGCCCACTCTTTACATTTTACATTTCTTTCATTCCCATCAAATCCATGTAATGCCATCtgaatttttattctttctagA is part of the Macadamia integrifolia cultivar HAES 741 chromosome 9, SCU_Mint_v3, whole genome shotgun sequence genome and encodes:
- the LOC122089367 gene encoding uncharacterized protein LOC122089367 isoform X1 — its product is MTSFFLLQERHRTSPGMAAALQAAINTPQSEKLKQALNMTPRLLDMYFSIALRDVNNSLICPLIPLLMSRISTLFPDKVFAYEVQRRLLEFMRAAFQRSPDFIARLKMELTLQLCWAIGEHGGGGGSHKEDVARELFESLELLFYENLSSRLVLY